One Glycine max cultivar Williams 82 chromosome 3, Glycine_max_v4.0, whole genome shotgun sequence DNA window includes the following coding sequences:
- the WNK5 gene encoding with no lysine kinase 5 has translation MYKGRFGGKAELGYVETDPSGRYGRFRDILGKGAVKVVYRAFDEVLGREVAWNQVKLGDVFHSPDLLPRLYSEVHLLKNLEHDSIMTFHDSWIDVHCRTFNFITELFTSGTLREYRKKYQRVDIRAVKNWARQILSGLEYLHSHDPPVIHRDLKCDNIFINGHLGQVKIGDLGLAAILRGSQHAHSTPEFMAPELYEEEYNELVDIYSFGMCMIEIFTSEFPYSECSNPAQIYKKVTSGKLPEAYYRIHDLEAQKFVGKCLANVSERLSAKELLLDPFLATEQLDSPLPSPTLPKKQTPTLNFTALLAKELPPPKSNQTKDTHMTITGSMNEENDTVFLKVQISNKNGQKRNIFFPFDTINDTAIDVAMEMVKELEISDLEPLEIAEMIEEEISALVPTWRDWGSAKYQKQHSFSYEEEYDMSNHHPFFSPTSRSSSHASLPVFGSSSYKNSSHHRENHYPFAQDWPQDELFMNDDASSQSSMNSFKCFNLNCCDPGNEDEHDPTLALGAEHLFYTPKGNEKYTRFCPREEVMESDFTKQFCNMRMDSHRCHGMHRLTRIRSFVDLRRQQQQRSLVEEIHKRRMFKTVGAIENIGFQDPEGDGCFSY, from the exons ATGTACAAGGGGAGATTTGGAGGCAAGGCTGAGCTTGGATATGTTGAAACTGACCCTTCAGGTCGATATGGACGT TTCAGGGACATTCTAGGCAAAGGAGCAGTGAAGGTAGTGTATAGGGCATTTGATGAGGTGCTAGGAAGAGAAGTGGCTTGGAACCAAGTCAAGCTTGGTGATGTGTTTCATTCACCAGATCTACTTCCGAGGCTTTATTCAGAGGTTCATCTCCTCAAGAACTTGGAACATGACTCTATCATGACCTTCCATGATTCTTGGATTGATGTCCATTGTAGAACCTTCAACTTCATCACCGAATTGTTCACCTCTGGCACCCTAAGAGA GTATAGAAAGAAGTACCAGCGAGTAGATATAAGAGCAGTGAAGAATTGGGCACGCCAGATTCTAAGTGGCTTGGAGTATTTGCACAGCCATGATCCTCCTGTCATACATAGAGACCTCAAGTGTGACAATATCTTCATCAATGGCCATTTGGGGCAGGTCAAAATTGGTGACTTGGGCCTTGCAGCCATTCTCCGTGGCTCCCAACATGCACACA GTACACCAGAATTTATGGCACCAGAGTTGTATGAAGAGGAATACAATGAGTTGGTAGACATATACTCCTTTGGGATGTGCATGATTGAAATTTTTACTTCTGAGTTCCCATACAGCGAGTGCTCCAACCCTGCTCAGATATACAAGAAAGTTACTTCG GGGAAGCTGCCAGAAGCGTATTACAGAATCCATGACTTGGAAGCCCAAAAATTTGTGGGAAAATGTTTGGCAAATGTCTCAGAGAGGTTGTCAGCAAAGGAGCTCTTGTTGGATCCATTTTTAGCCACGGAACAACTAGACTCTCCACTTCCTAGCCCAACATTACCCAAAAAACAAACCCCCACACTAAATTTCACTGCATTACTAGCCAAAGAGCTACCTCCACCAAAGAGTAACCAAACAAAGGACACACACATGACAATCACTGGATCCATGAATGAAGAGAATGACACAGTTTTCCTTAAAGTACAAATTTCTAACAAAAATG GGCAAAAGAGAAACATATTCTTTCCATTCGATACCATAAACGACACTGCCATTGATGTGGCAATGGAGATGGTTAAAGAACTGGAGATTAGTGACTTGGAACCATTGGAGATTGCTGAAATGATTGAGGAAGAGATATCAGCTTTGGTCCCAACATGGAGGGACTGGGGCAGTGCTAAGTATCAAAAACAGCATAGTTTTAGCTATGAAGAAGAATATGATATGAGTAACCACCACCCTTTCTTCTCACCAACTTCTCGTTCTTCCTCTCATGCTTCACTTCCAGTTTTTGGTTCTTCTTCCTACAAGAATAGTTCCCACCATCGTGAGAATCATTACCCTTTTGCTCAAGATTGGCCTCAAG ATGAACTATTCATGAATGATGATGCGAGCTCACAAAGCTCAATGAACTCCTTCAAGTGTTTCAATCTCAATTGCTGCGACCCCGGCAATGAAGATGAGCATGATCCAACTCTAGCACTAGGAGCAGAACACCTTTTCTACACACCAAAAGGCAATGAAAAGTACACAAGATTTTGTCCTAGAGAAGAAGTGATGGAATCTGATTTCACCAAACAGTTTTGCAACATGAGAATGGATTCTCACAGGTGTCATGGAATGCACAGGCTAACCAGGATCCGTTCCTTCGTCGATCTGAGGAGACAGCAACAGCAACGATCACTGGTGGAAGAGATTCACAAGAGGAGGATGTTCAAGACGGTTGGTGCCATTGAGAACATTGGATTTCAGGATCCAGAAGGAGATGGATGTTTTTCTTACTGA
- the WNK5 gene encoding with no lysine kinase 5 isoform X1: protein MYKGRFGGKAELGYVETDPSGRYGRFRDILGKGAVKVVYRAFDEVLGREVAWNQVKLGDVFHSPDLLPRLYSEVHLLKNLEHDSIMTFHDSWIDVHCRTFNFITELFTSGTLREYRKKYQRVDIRAVKNWARQILSGLEYLHSHDPPVIHRDLKCDNIFINGHLGQVKIGDLGLAAILRGSQHAHSVIGTPEFMAPELYEEEYNELVDIYSFGMCMIEIFTSEFPYSECSNPAQIYKKVTSGKLPEAYYRIHDLEAQKFVGKCLANVSERLSAKELLLDPFLATEQLDSPLPSPTLPKKQTPTLNFTALLAKELPPPKSNQTKDTHMTITGSMNEENDTVFLKVQISNKNGQKRNIFFPFDTINDTAIDVAMEMVKELEISDLEPLEIAEMIEEEISALVPTWRDWGSAKYQKQHSFSYEEEYDMSNHHPFFSPTSRSSSHASLPVFGSSSYKNSSHHRENHYPFAQDWPQDELFMNDDASSQSSMNSFKCFNLNCCDPGNEDEHDPTLALGAEHLFYTPKGNEKYTRFCPREEVMESDFTKQFCNMRMDSHRCHGMHRLTRIRSFVDLRRQQQQRSLVEEIHKRRMFKTVGAIENIGFQDPEGDGCFSY, encoded by the exons ATGTACAAGGGGAGATTTGGAGGCAAGGCTGAGCTTGGATATGTTGAAACTGACCCTTCAGGTCGATATGGACGT TTCAGGGACATTCTAGGCAAAGGAGCAGTGAAGGTAGTGTATAGGGCATTTGATGAGGTGCTAGGAAGAGAAGTGGCTTGGAACCAAGTCAAGCTTGGTGATGTGTTTCATTCACCAGATCTACTTCCGAGGCTTTATTCAGAGGTTCATCTCCTCAAGAACTTGGAACATGACTCTATCATGACCTTCCATGATTCTTGGATTGATGTCCATTGTAGAACCTTCAACTTCATCACCGAATTGTTCACCTCTGGCACCCTAAGAGA GTATAGAAAGAAGTACCAGCGAGTAGATATAAGAGCAGTGAAGAATTGGGCACGCCAGATTCTAAGTGGCTTGGAGTATTTGCACAGCCATGATCCTCCTGTCATACATAGAGACCTCAAGTGTGACAATATCTTCATCAATGGCCATTTGGGGCAGGTCAAAATTGGTGACTTGGGCCTTGCAGCCATTCTCCGTGGCTCCCAACATGCACACAGTGTCATAG GTACACCAGAATTTATGGCACCAGAGTTGTATGAAGAGGAATACAATGAGTTGGTAGACATATACTCCTTTGGGATGTGCATGATTGAAATTTTTACTTCTGAGTTCCCATACAGCGAGTGCTCCAACCCTGCTCAGATATACAAGAAAGTTACTTCG GGGAAGCTGCCAGAAGCGTATTACAGAATCCATGACTTGGAAGCCCAAAAATTTGTGGGAAAATGTTTGGCAAATGTCTCAGAGAGGTTGTCAGCAAAGGAGCTCTTGTTGGATCCATTTTTAGCCACGGAACAACTAGACTCTCCACTTCCTAGCCCAACATTACCCAAAAAACAAACCCCCACACTAAATTTCACTGCATTACTAGCCAAAGAGCTACCTCCACCAAAGAGTAACCAAACAAAGGACACACACATGACAATCACTGGATCCATGAATGAAGAGAATGACACAGTTTTCCTTAAAGTACAAATTTCTAACAAAAATG GGCAAAAGAGAAACATATTCTTTCCATTCGATACCATAAACGACACTGCCATTGATGTGGCAATGGAGATGGTTAAAGAACTGGAGATTAGTGACTTGGAACCATTGGAGATTGCTGAAATGATTGAGGAAGAGATATCAGCTTTGGTCCCAACATGGAGGGACTGGGGCAGTGCTAAGTATCAAAAACAGCATAGTTTTAGCTATGAAGAAGAATATGATATGAGTAACCACCACCCTTTCTTCTCACCAACTTCTCGTTCTTCCTCTCATGCTTCACTTCCAGTTTTTGGTTCTTCTTCCTACAAGAATAGTTCCCACCATCGTGAGAATCATTACCCTTTTGCTCAAGATTGGCCTCAAG ATGAACTATTCATGAATGATGATGCGAGCTCACAAAGCTCAATGAACTCCTTCAAGTGTTTCAATCTCAATTGCTGCGACCCCGGCAATGAAGATGAGCATGATCCAACTCTAGCACTAGGAGCAGAACACCTTTTCTACACACCAAAAGGCAATGAAAAGTACACAAGATTTTGTCCTAGAGAAGAAGTGATGGAATCTGATTTCACCAAACAGTTTTGCAACATGAGAATGGATTCTCACAGGTGTCATGGAATGCACAGGCTAACCAGGATCCGTTCCTTCGTCGATCTGAGGAGACAGCAACAGCAACGATCACTGGTGGAAGAGATTCACAAGAGGAGGATGTTCAAGACGGTTGGTGCCATTGAGAACATTGGATTTCAGGATCCAGAAGGAGATGGATGTTTTTCTTACTGA